A region of Vitis vinifera cultivar Pinot Noir 40024 chromosome 15, ASM3070453v1 DNA encodes the following proteins:
- the LOC100242763 gene encoding phospholipase A(1) DAD1, chloroplastic, which produces MRLSLKPLGPCIVSNSSRDFTSRSCITASQPATFTRRFMEKRGSKNWEGLRKEVEGQWVHSRGNPRLVKLGKRWMEYQGIRNWDGLLDPLDDKLRCEILRYGDFVDATYKAFDFDSSSPTYATCLFPKNFILDGAGLPNTGYRPTRNLRATSGIQLPRWIKKASSWVATESSWIGYVAVCQDKEEIARLGRRDVVIAYRGTATCLEWLENLRATLTPLPSAHSDCMVERGFLSLYTSRTATSPSLQDLVREEVASLLQSYGDEPLSLTITGHSLGAALAILTAYDIKTTFSRAPLVTVVSFGGPRVGNGNFRFQLERQGTKVLRIVNSDDLITKVPGFVIDDNGVAGDHDVRVSGLPSWIPKRVVDTQWLYADVGRELRLRSRDSPYLGSINVATCHDLRTYLHLVDGFVSSKCPFRPMIKKVIKSYGAQKIRV; this is translated from the coding sequence ATGAGGCTTTCTCTCAAACCACTAGGGCCATGCATAGTGAGCAACAGTAGCAGGGACTTCACATCCCGGAGCTGCATCACAGCATCTCAGCCAGCTACCTTCACCAGGAGGTTCATGGAGAAGAGAGGTTCTAAGAATTGGGAAGGCTTGCGCAAAGAGGTTGAGGGTCAGTGGGTGCATTCGCGGGGGAATCCCAGACTGGTCAAATTGGGAAAGAGATGGATGGAGTATCAGGGGATCAGAAACTGGGATGGCTTACTCGACCCACTGGACGATAAACTCCGGTGCGAGATTCTCCGCTACGGAGACTTTGTCGATGCTACCTATAAGGCCTTTGACTTCGACTCCTCTTCTCCTACCTATGCCACTTGCCTCTTCCCAAAGAACTTCATTCTCGACGGCGCCGGTTTGCCTAATACCGGTTATAGGCCTACCAGGAATCTCCGCGCGACATCTGGCATTCAGCTGCCACGTTGGATCAAGAAAGCCTCGAGCTGGGTGGCCACCGAGTCTAGCTGGATTGGGTACGTGGCAGTCTGTCAGGACAAGGAGGAGATCGCCAGGCTTGGTCGGCGTGACGTGGTAATTGCGTACAGGGGCACCGCCACTTGCTTGGAGTGGCTGGAGAATCTACGCGCCACCCTCACTCCTCTCCCTAGTGCTCATTCCGATTGTATGGTGGAGAGAGGATTCCTCAGCTTGTACACTTCCAGAACAGCCACGTCACCCAGTTTACAAGATTTGGTCAGAGAAGAGGTCGCCAGTCTTCTTCAATCCTACGGCGATGAGCCACTGAGCCTCACAATTACCGGCCACAGCCTCGGCGCGGCCCTCGCTATCCTCACGGCCTACGACATTAAGACCACATTCAGCCGCGCCCCGCTTGTCACCGTCGTGTCCTTCGGCGGCCCTCGCGTCGGCAACGGCAACTTCCGTTTCCAGCTGGAGAGGCAAGGCACTAAAGTCTTACGCATAGTAAACTCCGACGATCTCATAACCAAAGTCCCCGGCTTCGTGATCGACGACAATGGCGTGGCAGGGGATCACGACGTCCGCGTGTCGGGACTGCCCAGCTGGATACCAAAGCGCGTGGTTGACACACAATGGTTGTACGCCGACGTCGGACGAGAATTGCGGCTCAGGAGCAGGGACTCTCCCTACCTCGGTAGCATCAATGTAGCCACGTGTCATGATCTCAGGACGTATCTCCACCTAGTGGACGGCTTTGT